The stretch of DNA AGCGGCTGCGCCTGTGTCGCCAGGAGCTGTGGCAGCTGCTGGCAGAGGAGCGCGTGGAACGCTTGTGAGAGGGTCTGGGGCCGGGGCCGGGTGGGCGGGGGCCGGGGCCGGGGCCTGCCCGTGTAGACCGAGACGCCCCCAACCCACTCCTCGCCAGGGGCAGCTTGGTGGCCGCGGAGTGGAGACCCGAAGAGGGCTTCGTGGAGTTGAAGTCGCCAGCGGTGAGCGGCCCGAGCATCTCCGCGTCTGGGGGGTGGATCCCCTCCCTCGGTCCCCTTAGCTGTTTGGTGACACTTGCGCTGATGCCCCACAGGGGAAATTCTGGCAGACCATGGGCTACTCAGAGCAAGGGAGGCAGCGTCTTCATCCCGAAGAAGCCTTGTATCTGCTGGAGTGTGTGAGTGGACTCCTGGGGCTGTGGGAAAGGGGTTCAGAGTAAGGAATGGGAAGGACCAGGAAGAATTTAGAATTAAGTTTTCGGTGAACTTAAAGGCGGActtggagaacagaagagaatgcCACACAGGCAGCAGGGATGATGCTAATCCTTTTTCCTAGCTGGTCACGGTTATGCAGTGATGctgagggtgtgtgggggggagagggtCAGAGGCAAGAAGTTGACCCTATTTGACTTGGGCGCTGAAGGAAGGTTACACACAGCTAAGCCCTTGGTCCGCTTCCAGGGCTCTATTCAGCTCTTCTACCAAGACCTACCACTGTCCATCCAAGAGGCCTACCAGCTGCTGCTGACTGAGGACACCTTGAATTTCCTACAATATCAGGTATCAGTTACATCGCAAGGAGCCTCCCGTTGGTCAAGCTAATGGACGGTGACAAGTACCTCTGAGGTTGCAAACACAATATCACGGCTATAGGAGAGTTAGGAGCCTGTGCTGGTCAGGTTTATAGTCAGAGGAGGCAGCTGGATAATAAAAAGTTActaagaagccaggcatgggggggtggtggtgcactctttaatcccagtgctcgggaggcagaagcaggatttgtgagttccaggccagccattaTACTATATATTTGGggactgtctccaaacaaaaagtACTTAGTGCTTCTCATGGTTAACCACatatgtaattccagcactctggaagctgaggcaggacaattTCAAGTCTAAGATCAGCTTGGGCTACCTAATGAAACCCAGCCTTAAACAGAACTactaaacaaacaagaaccaaATAGAGAATTAGTGCTAGGTGGAAGATCAAATTAGACAGGAAAAAGATCTGTTCTGGACTGTCCTTTCAGGAGAGAGAAGGTATAGGCTGGGCTAGGGGCAGTGAGCAGGAAAAGGTATGGCAGGAGTGTTTTGGAAGAAAGGTTGGATGACTGAGAGACTCAAGGCTTGTGACTACCATGGTGTCATCTAGCCGGGAAGACTGAGGTGGATGTTTATATGGAAGACTGGGACCACTCAGGGGTTCTGTTTGATACAAAGTAACGTTGAGGTACTTCCTGGACATCCAGCAGGATTTCAGGCACACAGTAGATACAACCTAGAAAGTAGGGTGGGTGCAAAGCTAGAAATATAACCTTGGATGTTTGCATGCTGTGGTTAGTGTAAGCCATTGTCTCTGGGGGCGTGCAACCAGCAGGGGACTGTCACTGTCCCCTAGAGCTCACAGATATGGGAAGGTTAGTGGAGAGATGGGACCTATCTGTGatcaggaggagaagaggaaaccaCGCCGAACCCTCTAGTACAATCttccattcttctctttttcttcttttcagcgttctgttttgaaacaggatcttactgtgcagatttgtctgtcctggaactcactatgttgaccaggctggcctcgaactcagagatctgcctgactcacTCTCTCAAGTGCTAAGGTTAAAAAGGCCACTCTGCCCTGCGCtcatttttaaaggagaaaacaatCAGTTgtgttgaatgctgggaggagactGAGTGAGATGGGGACACTTTTGGGTTTGTTCCTCCGCTGTGGGGACAGGACACGAGCAATAACGTGTGGCTACTTAGCGGAGACTATTCCCATCAAGTCTGTGGAGGGTTGGATAGGTGGGCTGATGTCTAACACTGTCTACTACTGTTTTGCCTAGACTTTCATGTCAACATATTCTATGATGTAGGTCTTTCTCAGGAGGCCCACccctgtttgtgtttttcttttgagatttgtATTGTCCATAAATTATTAGATGTCACTTGTACCCAGAATAAGAGACAGAATTCAAAGAGTGAAACTTCCTTGGAACATGGTGTTTGCTAATTTACTTTTAGTGCTACTGGGGAAGAATCCAGCAGCCCGTGTGTGCTAGCAAACTCTCGCATTGAGCTGTGGCCCCgccctctcttttattttctgagtcagGGACTTTGGAAATTgcacagactgaccttgaactcactctgtaccccAGACTGACCATGATTTTGTGATCCCCCTACTTTAGCCTCCCtagcagctgggattacaagcttgaACCAGTAGGCCTGGTGCGGGTAATATTTATAATGGAATGTGTTTCAAGCAGTCCCGAGGTTGGAGCCTGGAGCTCTGTAGGAGAGAAAGTTTCGGGAGATAGAGGAAATGACTTGTGTTTAGAGAAACCACTATGTTACTGTAGAGAATGGACGTCCAAGTCAGGcatgggggcacacgcctttgatcccagcactggggaggcagaggcaggtggatctctgagttcaaaaccagcctggtctacaaagcaagttccaggacagccagggttatatagagaaaccttgtctcgaaaaaaaaaaagagtggacatctaagccaggcatggtagtacctGTCACAATTCCAGCACGTAGAGGTTTAGAGGGAGAAATACGACTTTTGAGTAGTGTGAGGCTAGCTGGTCCACgtagtttcaggatagctaggacCGTATAGCAAGAGCCttacaaacaaacatgcaaacaaaaagcatctaagatttcctttttcttctcctgaggTCTTCAGCCACCTAAAGAGACTAGGCTACGTGGTTCGCCGGTTCCAGCCGAGGTAAGTCCTTTGACTCATCCACTGCGGCCGGGGGACCTGACCGACCGTTATAGTGGCCTCCACTTTCCTGGGACCTTTGGCTACAGTGCAGCATGTGGAGGTGAATTCCATTCCTGCACTTTTTCCTGGGTTGTCAAACTGGGCCCTGCTCAGGTAATGACCAAGAACCTGCAGCTCACTGTGAGCGCGGAACTGCAGTAGCCAGCGCCTGGCATGTAGGTGTGCAGGCCCATTTGTGGAGCGCGTGCATGAGcgaggggctggggagggatTTATAATTGAGGTGCCGTTCACATTCTTAGGCTGGGCTAGATCTCCCTCTATTACCTAGTGGTCCAGCTTTGCTGAATGCCACAGCCACTTTCAGACTTACAGTAGAAACTGGTGTTGCCTCTACAGTCTTTCCCCAAAGTGGGATCTGTTCTAGGGAGACAGGCGTGGCTGTGTGCAGAAGTTCCTCCTGAGAATTGTTCCGTCACTCAGCAGTGTTATTGAGCACCTTCTGATGCTAGGCCCTGAACTAGTGGCTGAGGAAGAACAGAACGAAATCGCAGCCGCTACCTGCTTATTATGTATTAAAGAACAGTCACAAAACGCCATCACTTTATAGAATCAGTACTTGAGAAGCTTGGACTCAGCTGCGGAGACCTACCCACAcaaactggctgctcttttaaaGCGGTCGTCACCTAGGACTTGTGTAGTACAAAGATGCCCTCTGCGGCAGTGACAGGACTTGAGGTCTCATTTCGTAATTTTAATTGGCTTGGATTTAATGTGAATAGACACTCATGGCTATCTACCGTGCTGCGCCTGAACTGTGCAGCATTGGGAGCTATAAAAATACATAGTGGTGGGAGGGGATTTACAGCAAGTACAAGGACCTGAGCCCAGTCCCTCAGAACCCAAGGCCATGTGTTTATCcttatattcccagcactggggaggcagagacaggcagattcctggggctcagtAGCCAGCCTGGCTTAATCAGTGAGCTGTTAGCCAACTAGAAACCCCCACCTCAAACAAGATAGACAGCTCCCAAGAGGCACTCTGCTGTTGGGTGCTCTCCCctccacacctctctctctctgtgtgtcacatACCCTCTCCCCTTCTCATAGCAGGAAGAGTGCTGTGGTGCTAAGTGATGAGGGTCTGAGCCCACAGTGTGTAACTGAGTGGGGAAGAAAAAAGATCTAAAGTAGTGTGTTAGTACAATGTCAGTTTtgtcaggaaacaaaacagaaacaagtagAGAAACAGTAGTATGTATGTGCAAGAGATAAAAGTGGGCTATGCCCAGTGCCTGGAGGacgttccagaacagccagggctacacaggtaTTATTGCTGACACTTGGGACCTGGACAGAGGTGGGTGACTAGGCCCCTATGGCTGTTCCCAGGTACCCTTCCTTTGGGTATGgatctgcctctggcctctggctcaTCCTCTTGGCCACTCCCTCCCAAATCCTGCCGGCAGCACCAGTCTGAGAAGGTGGATCTGTTGCCTGCCTGCTGTTCTCGCCCCACAGCTCTGTCGTGTCCCCTTACGAGAGGCAGCTTAACTTGGATGGCTATGCCCAGTGCCTGGAGGACGGGACTGGCAAGAGGAAGAGGAGCTCCAGCTGTCGGTAATGCCCCCTACTGTTGCCACCCCAGGGATATCATGAGCTCCGGGCTTAAGAAGGGGCCTGTGATGCTCTCATATAGGCTTTGGGAGACAGTAGGGGTCCACCTCAATTCCAGTGGGACACACCTGTCCTGGTGACAGTAACAAGGGGAATGAATACACTGCTTTTCCTCCCATGTCTCTAAGGTCTGTTAGTAAGAAGGCTAAGGCTCTGCAGAACTCCCTGCCACCCATGAGCGAGGCAGCCTCCAGCCCACCTGCCTGTGACCAGAGTAGCCAGTACTCAGAGAAGCCCCAGGAGTCAAGCCCCAGAAAGGGCTCAGGACTCTCCTTTCAGGCTCTGGGGTCTTCAGAGCCTTGCCCTGCTCTGGCCAGGGAGGATGTGGAGTGTGGCCAGGAGAATGAGAAAATCAAGAATGGAGCCAAGGGGGCTCCTAAACCACGCTGGAACTTTGAGCAGATCTCCTTCCCCAACATGGCTTCAGATAGCCGCCACACcctcctgcctgccccagccCCAGAACTGCTCCCCGCCAATGTCATTGGGCGAGGGACAGATGCTGAGTCCTGGTGCCAAAAGCTGAACCAGCGGAAGGAGAAGCTTTCCCGGAGAGACCGG from Microtus ochrogaster isolate Prairie Vole_2 chromosome 7, MicOch1.0, whole genome shotgun sequence encodes:
- the Tsen54 gene encoding tRNA-splicing endonuclease subunit Sen54, whose product is MEPDSEPATVEVPAGRVLSASELRAARWRSQKLPQRSHGPKDFLPDGSEAQAERLRLCRQELWQLLAEERVERLGSLVAAEWRPEEGFVELKSPAGKFWQTMGYSEQGRQRLHPEEALYLLECGSIQLFYQDLPLSIQEAYQLLLTEDTLNFLQYQVFSHLKRLGYVVRRFQPSSVVSPYERQLNLDGYAQCLEDGTGKRKRSSSCRSVSKKAKALQNSLPPMSEAASSPPACDQSSQYSEKPQESSPRKGSGLSFQALGSSEPCPALAREDVECGQENEKIKNGAKGAPKPRWNFEQISFPNMASDSRHTLLPAPAPELLPANVIGRGTDAESWCQKLNQRKEKLSRRDRDQQAEVQQFREDVNADPEVQGCSSWREYKELLQRRQLQKSQPRPPHLWGQSVTPLLNPDKADSPAAVLEHVSVLQTTHLADGGYRLLEKSRGLEISFDVYQADAVATFRKNNPGKPYVRMCISGFDEPVPDLCSLKRLTYQSGDVPLIFALVDHGDISFYSFRDFTLPRDLEH